Below is a window of Rhodopseudomonas sp. P2A-2r DNA.
GAGAAGCAGCGCACGGTGACGCTGACCGAAGCCGGCATGGAGAAGATCGAGACCCTGCTGCGCGAGGCCGGCCAGCTCAAGGGCGAGACGCTGTACGACGTCGAGAACGTCTCCGTCGTACATCACATCAACCAGGCGCTGCGCGCCCATTCGCTGTTCCAGCGCGACAAGGACTACATCGTCCGCGACGACGAGGTGATAATCATCGACGAATTCACCGGCCGCATGATGCAGGGCCGGCGCTATTCGGAAGGCCTGCACCAGGCGCTGGAGGCCAAGGAACACGTCACCGTCCAGCCGGAAAACCAGACGCTGGCCTCGATCACCTTCCAGAACTATTTCCGCATGTATCAGAAGCTGGCCGGCATGACCGGTACGGCGCTGACCGAAGCCGACGAGTTGTTCGACATCTACAAGCTGGAAGTGGTGGAAGTGCCGACCAATGTCGGCATCGGTCGTCTCGACGAGGACGACGAGGTCTACCGCACCCAGAACGAGAAGCACGCCGCCATCATGGCCGAAGTCGAGCGCGCCAATGCGCGGATGCAGCCGGTGCTGGTCGGCACCGCCTCGATCGAGAAATCCGAAGTGCTCGGCGAATACCTGCTCAAGCACGGCTACAAGCAGATCGAATTCGACAAGCCCAAGGCGATGGACAAGCTCTACGCCGCAGCGCGCGCCGGCAAGCCGGCGAAGCTGTTCGCGGTGCTGAACGCGCGCTTCCACGAGCAGGAAGCCTATATCGTCGCCGAGGCCGGCGTTCCCGGCGCGATCACCATCGCCACCAACATGGCCGGCCGCGGCACCGACATCAAACTCGGCGGCTCGCTGGAAATGCGGGCGGCGATCGAGACCGCCGACATGACCGACGAGGCCGAGAAGGCCGCGCGCATCGAGGAGATCAAGGCCGAGATTGCCACCTTCCGCGAGATGGTGCTGAACGCCAAGGAAACCGTCGAGACCGAGCCTGCCAAGGGCAGCAAGCCGGCCAAGACCGTGACCCGGCCCGGCGGCCTCTACATCATCGGCTCCGAACGCCACGAATCGCGCCGCATCGACAACCAGCTGCGCGGCCGCTCCGGCCGCCAGGGCGACCCCGGCCGCTCGAAGTTCTTCCTGTCGCTGGAAGACGACTTGATGCGGATCTTCGGCTCCGACCGGCTCGACACCATGCTGACGCGGCTTGGTCTCAAGGAAGGCGAAGCCATCATCCATCCGTGGATCAACAAGGCGCTGGAGAAGGCGCAGCAGAAGGTCGAGGCGCGCAACTTCGACATCCGCAAAAATCTGCTGAAGTATGACGACGTCCAGAACGATCAGCGCAAGGTGATCTTCGAGCAGCGCGTCGACCTGATGAAATCGGACAATGTCGCCGACACCGTCGCCGACATGCGCCGCGCCTTCGTCGAGGATCTGGTCACCAAGCACGTGCCGGA
It encodes the following:
- the secA gene encoding preprotein translocase subunit SecA, whose product is MIGALARKFFGSANDRRIKAYNSRIEAINALEPEIAALSDEALRARTVDFRAQLAAGKSLDDLLVPTFATVREAAKRTLGQRHFDVQLIGGMVLHEGDIAEMKTGEGKTLVATLAVYLNALAGKGVHVVTVNDYLAKRDSAWMGQIYGFLGLTTGVIVHGLDDAERQAAYACDITYGTNNEYGFDYLRDNMKYRLEDMVQRGHFYAIVDEVDSILIDEARTPLIISGPLDDRSEFYNTIDTFLPKLEKTTDFEVDEKQRTVTLTEAGMEKIETLLREAGQLKGETLYDVENVSVVHHINQALRAHSLFQRDKDYIVRDDEVIIIDEFTGRMMQGRRYSEGLHQALEAKEHVTVQPENQTLASITFQNYFRMYQKLAGMTGTALTEADELFDIYKLEVVEVPTNVGIGRLDEDDEVYRTQNEKHAAIMAEVERANARMQPVLVGTASIEKSEVLGEYLLKHGYKQIEFDKPKAMDKLYAAARAGKPAKLFAVLNARFHEQEAYIVAEAGVPGAITIATNMAGRGTDIKLGGSLEMRAAIETADMTDEAEKAARIEEIKAEIATFREMVLNAKETVETEPAKGSKPAKTVTRPGGLYIIGSERHESRRIDNQLRGRSGRQGDPGRSKFFLSLEDDLMRIFGSDRLDTMLTRLGLKEGEAIIHPWINKALEKAQQKVEARNFDIRKNLLKYDDVQNDQRKVIFEQRVDLMKSDNVADTVADMRRAFVEDLVTKHVPENQYAEQWDVVGLKEELTRVLDLNLPVDEWAKEEGIADEELLDRIEKRADEHMAAKVAQWGPDVMRYVEKTILLQTLDHLWREHLVMLDHLRQVIGLRGYGQRDPLQEYKAEAYNLFEAMVGNLREAVTAQLMRVEIVPPDVQPELPVMEAHKLDPNTGEDEMAYANAALAPPMGVDTVVRDPANPDTWGKVGRNEDCPCGSGKRYKHCHGKYA